The following DNA comes from Halobacillus litoralis.
ATAGCCCCTGTCTCCTCTGAGACAACAATCGTCAACGCATCAGTGACCTCACTGATGCCCATAGCAGCCCTGTGCCTAGTCCCGAGTTCCTTGGAAATGAAAGGACTTTCGGAAAGAGGTAAATAACAAGCGGCCGCTACGATTTCATCTTTTTTAAGTATAACCGCCCCATCGTGGAGAGGTGTGTTCGGAATAAATATATTTGTGAGTAGTTCACTCGACAAATGTCCTCCCACACGGATACCTGTTTCTACATAGTCACCCATGCCAGTATCCCGTTCAATTGTAATTAAAGCACCAATCCTACGTTTTGCCATATAATTACAGGATTTAATGATCGCTTGCAAAGACTTTTCTGTATCCTCTTCTTCTGAATTGTTCCTACTGAAGAAACTGCCGCGTCCAAGTTGTTCTAAAGCTCTGCGGAGTTCAGGCTGGAACAAGATGATGATTGCAAGGAAACCCCACGTAATTGCTTGTGACATCAGCCACCTTAATGTGGTCAGT
Coding sequences within:
- the cdaA gene encoding diadenylate cyclase CdaA, whose protein sequence is MLDGGLDVLDYFLITVDIALVWFVVYKLIMLIQGTKAVQLLKGIFVILGIWLLSNLFGLTTLRWLMSQAITWGFLAIIILFQPELRRALEQLGRGSFFSRNNSEEEDTEKSLQAIIKSCNYMAKRRIGALITIERDTGMGDYVETGIRVGGHLSSELLTNIFIPNTPLHDGAVILKKDEIVAAACYLPLSESPFISKELGTRHRAAMGISEVTDALTIVVSEETGAISCTKNGELHRDLDQVKLEEMLRTELDYASPAVKSWNWRGKKNG